Proteins from one Aspergillus nidulans FGSC A4 chromosome VIII genomic window:
- a CDS encoding snoRNA-binding rRNA-processing protein IMP4 (transcript_id=CADANIAT00002029), translating into MTISHLPHGPTASFSLHNVVLRADIPNAARGTVSESYPHLIFEGFKTKLGKRVVQILKHLFPPREAGKVGNRVVTFVNKEDSIEVRHHVFVKTGYKDAELAEVGPRMTMRLFEIRGGSLEKGSSGDVEWALTQYTRTSRKKDYL; encoded by the coding sequence ATGACGATCTCACATCTTCCTCATGGCCCGacagccagcttctccctgCATAATGTTGTTCTACGTGCCGATATTCCCAACGCTGCCCGCGGGACTGTGTCAGAGAGCTACCCGCACTTGATCTTTGAGGGTTTCAAGACAAAACTGGGCAAGCGCGTGGTTCAAATtctgaagcatcttttccctcccCGAGAAGCTGGAAAAGTTGGAAACCGCGTGGTCACCTTTGTAAATAAAGAGGATAGCATTGAGGTTCGTCACCACGTTTTCGTTAAGACGGGATATAAGGATGCCGAACTAGCAGAAGTTGGACCGCGCATGACGATGAGATTATTCGAGATCAGGGGAGGTTCGCTCGAAAAAGGCTCGAGTGGAGATGTGGAGTGGGCGCTTACACAGTACACGAGGACTTCTAGAAAGAAGGATTACCTCTAA
- a CDS encoding putative regulator of nonsense transcripts (transcript_id=CADANIAT00002030), translated as MSASVEYQPPGAESELDRTVGGPRRRRHDDDDEGPDNSDDDDLESTTSAPANKAKYPGELEEEKELAPHACAYCGIHNPSSVVKCLACSKWFCSARGNTSSSHIVNHLVRARHKEVQLHPESSLGDTVLECYNCGTKNVFLLGFIPAKSDTVVVLLCRQPCAAMPSSKDMNWDTSRWQPLIEDRSFLTWLVAAPSDQEQLRARHLSPQMIAKLEEMWKENSQATIADLEKATAVDDEPAPVLLRYDDAFQYQNIFGPLVKIEADYDRKLKESQSQDGLIVRWDLGLNNKHLASFILPKLELGDVKLAVGDEMRLKYTGELRPKWEGVGYVIKIPNNQSDEVTIELRAKGDHKSVPTECTHNFTADYVWKSTSFDRMQLAMKTFAVDEMSVSGYIFHRLLGHEVAAAPMKTQMPKKFSVPGLPELNGSQINAVKSVLQRPLSLIQGPPGTGKTVTSATIIYHLAKLNGGQVLVCAPSNVAVDQLCERIHRTGLKTVRVTAKSREDVESPVGFLSLHEQVRLNDSNIELIKLNQLKSELGELSSQDEKRLKQLTRAAEREILNNADVICCTCVGAGDPRLAKLKFRTVLIDESTQSAEPECMIPLVLGCKQVVLVGDHQQLGPVIMNKKAAKAGLNQSLFERLVILGCSPIRLNVQYRMHPCLSEFPSNMFYEGSLQNGITSFDRLRREVDFPWPILDSPMMFWSNLGNEEISASGTSYLNRTEAANVEKIVTRFFKAGVQPKDIGIITPYEGQRSYIVSSMQATGTFKKEHYKEIEVASVDAFQGREKDFIILSCVRSNDHQGIGFLSDPRRLNVALTRAKYGLVILGNPKVLSKHPLWNCLLQHFKERHTLVEGPLSNLQESLIQFSRPKQAYRGPQRFQMAYNHVSNVTSGFMNGRNGHRNEFHDTGSVVGYIPDDVSSVHSSALGGVGIPSGYPPMFQQFADSWPSLPGARRANGNRGKGAPSIAGDSVAATESDITGSIIDGKGPEQGGVSLAGLSINDMTKQPSLSQSDRLKRYVESGARDPYKPGAPDSGSIFGGSSASIRVTRGIPGHIHDDDDARSVSTAFASQVGGNYD; from the exons ATGTCTGCCTCTGTTGAATATCAGCCGCCTGGCGCGGAGTCAGAACTGGATCGAACAGTTGGAGGCCCGCGTAGAAGGAGacatgacgatgacgacgaaggcCCTGATAActctgatgatgatgacctGGAAAGCACAACTAGCGCGCCAGCCAATAAAGCAAAGTATCCAGGAGAATTagaggaggaaaaagagCTGGCCCCGCATGCTTGCGC ATACTGTGGTATACACAATCCTAGCAGTGTTGTCAAATGTCTGGCCTGCAGCAAATGGTTTTGTAGTGCCCGTGGCaacacttcttcttcccatATCGTGAACCATCTTGTCCGCGCTAGGCACAAGGAAGTCCAACTACACCCAGAGTCCTCGCTTGGTGATACCGTTCTAGAATGCTATAACTGTGGCACCAAGAATGTCTTTCTCCTCGGATTCATCCCCGCCAAGTCCGACACCGTTGTAGTGCTCTTATGTCGTCAGCCTTGCGCCGCCATGCCATCTTCCAAGGACATGAACTGGGATACCTCGCGCTGGCAGCCCCTTATTGAGGATCGTTCGTTCTTGACATGGCTGGTGGCTGCCCCGTCCGATCAAGAGCAACTTCGGGCTCGTCACCTGAGCCCACAAATGATTGCTAAACTAGAGGAAATGTGGAAGGAAAACTCGCAGGCGACAATTGCTGATCTAGAAAAGGCCACAGCTGTCGATGATGAACCTGCACCGGTCCTTTTGCGCTATGACGACGCATTCCAGTACCAGAACATCTTCGGCCCGCTTGTTAAAATCGAGGCAGACTACGATCGCAAACTGAAGGAGTCACAATCACAGGATGGCTTAATTGTCCGCTGGGATCTTGGTCTTAACAACAAGCATTTGGCTAGTTTCATCCTGCCGAAGCTCGAACTTGGAGATGTGAAATTGGCCGTTGGAGACGAGATGCGCCTGAAATACACCGGCGAGTTGCGACCAAAGTGGGAAGGTGTAGGATACGTTATCAAGATCCCTAATAACCAGTCTGACGAAGTTACTATTGAATTGCGGGCAAAGGGAGATCACAAGTCGGTGCCCACGGAATGTACGCATAACTTCACAGCCGATTATGTTTGGAAGTCGACCTCTTTCGACCGCATGCAGCTTGCAATGAAGACCTTCGCTGTTGATGAGATGAGCGTCTCGGGTTACATTTTCCATCGCCTATTGGGTCACGAAGTCGCAGCTGCGCCGATGAAAACACAGATGCCGAAAAAGTTCAGCGTTCCTGGACTTCCTGAGCTCAACGGCAGTCAGATCAATGCAGTAAAAAGTGTGCTACAGCGGCCTCTGAGTCTGATTCAAGGTCCTCCCGGTACTGGAAAGACAGTCACTTCAGCCACCATTATCTATCACCTTGCCAAGCTCAACGGAGGCCAGGTTTTAGTTTGTGCGCCCTCTAACGTTGCCGTTGACCAACTTTGCGAGCGTATCCACAGAACTGGCCTCAAGACTGTCCGCGTAACCGCCAAATCCCGTGAGGATGTTGAGTCTCCTGTTGGCTTCTTGTCCCTGCATGAGCAAGTCCGTCTTAATGACAGCAATatcgagctcatcaaacTCAACCAGCTCAAGAGTGAACTTGGGGAATTGTCAAGTCAGGACGAGAAGCGTCTGAAGCAACTCACTAGGGCGGCCGAGCGTGAAATTTTGAACAATGCCGACGTCATTTGCTGTACCTGTGTCGGTGCTGGCGACCCTCGCCTGGCAAAGCTCAAGTTCCGCACTGTTCTGATTGATGAGTCTACTCAGTCTGCTGAACCCGAGTGTATGATTCCGTTAGTTTTGGGATGCAAGCAGGTCGTCCTTGTCGGTGACCACCAGCAGCTCGGTCCTGTTATCATGAATAAGAAGGCAGCGAAGGCGGGGCTTAACCAGTCTCTTTTCGAGCGACTTGTCATCCTGGGTTGCTCGCCTATTCGCCTGAACGTCCAGTACCGTATGCACCCATGTCTTTCAGAATTCCCCTCCAACATGTTTTACGAGGGGTCCTTGCAGAACGGTATTACTTCATTTGATCGCCTTCGTCGCGAGGTTGATTTCCCTTGGCCTATCTTAGATAGCCCCATGATGTTCTGGTCGAATCTCGGAAATGAGGAGATTTCGGCATCTGGAACATCTTACCTCAACCGTACCGAGGCAGCGAATGTAGAAAAGATCGTTACCCGCTTCTTTAAAGCTGGCGTACAGCCAAAGGACATTGGTATTATCACACCTTATGAGGGACAGCGCAGTTATATTGTCAGCTCTATGCAGGCTACTGGTACGTTCAAAAAGGAGCATTATaaggagattgaggttgCATCGGTGGATGCTTTCCAGGGTCGCGAGAAAGATTTTATTATTCTTTCTTGCGTACGCTCCAACGACCATCAAGGAATTGGTTTCTTGAGTGATCCTCGCCGTCTAAATGTTGCGCTTACTCGTGCCAAATACGGTCTGGTTATCCTGGGTAATCCGAAGGTGCTATCCAAGCATCCTCTCTGGAATTGTCTCCTGCAGCACTTCAAGGAACGACACACTCTTGTCGAAGGGCCATTATCGAATCTACAGGAATCTCTCATCCAGTTCAGCCGTCCTAAGCAGGCCTACCGCGGACCTCAACGATTCCAGATGGCCTACAACCACGTTTCCAACGTTACTAGTGGTTTCATGAACGGAAGGAATGGTCATCGGAACGAGTTCCACGACACCGGCTCGGTTGTTGGCTACATCCCCGATGATGTGTCTTCTGTCCATTCCTCAGCACTTGGCGGCGTTGGGATTCCATCCGGATATCCTCCTATGTTCCAGCAATTCGCAGATTCGTggccttctttgcctggtGCCCGTCGAGCCAATGGCAACAGAGGAAAAGGCGCGCCTAGCATTGCTGGGGATTCGGTCGCAGCCACGGAGTCTGATATTACTGGAAGTATCATTGACGGAAAGGGTCCTGAGCAGGGTGGCGTCAGCCTTGCTGGATTGAGCATCAACGATATGACCAAACAGCCCAGTCTAAGTCAGTCTGATCGACTGAAGCGTTACGTAGAATCCGGAGCTCGTGATCCTTACAAGCCGGGTGCCCCCGATAGCGGTAGCATTTTTGGAGGAAGTTCTGCCAGCATTCGTGTTACACGCGGAATACCCGGCCATATTcatgatgacgacgatgcccGGAGCGTGTCCACAGCTTTCGCTAGTCAGGTGGGGGGCAATTACGATTGA
- a CDS encoding uncharacterized protein (transcript_id=CADANIAT00002031) — translation MYKTRSPCRFTGPSKHSHAEIIKMPAWYLTAAFSENPSNCIDKLFQTGGSKAPILRPGPKQCTNNKPKVIDHQGHSLIKACLARGCESFGRIDRAGKSGPLSPPTLVNLGT, via the exons ATGTACAAAACCCGGTCGCCCTGCAGATTTACAGGTCCAAGTAAACACAGCCACGCAG AAATAATAAAGATGCCTGCTTGGTATTTGACCGCAGCTTTTTCTGAGAACCCTTCGAACTGCATTGACAAATTGTTCCAG ACTGGTGGGAGCAAGGCACCCATTCTCAGACCGGGCCCTAAACAGTGTACCAATAATAAGCCTAAAGTGATCGATCATCAAGGACATAGCTTGATCAAGGCTTGTCTTGCGCGCGGTTGCGAGTCTTTTGGCCGCATAGATCGGGCGGGCAAGTCAGGGCCTCTCTCCCCGCCGACGTTGGTGAACTTGGGCACCTAA
- a CDS encoding putative C2H2 transcription factor (transcript_id=CADANIAT00002032) — MGDGSDYPSPRSEGATGPTAVLVAAQDPLAGVPKMTDQLSPSFMEGARPKLSVRRARDPPKNAVGQIFCDHAECQPNPPTFRRPCEWNKHMDKHDRPYKCLEPGCDKIQGFTYSGGLLRHQREVHKKNVNAKKPLMCPYPDCNRSTGNGFTRQENLKEHLRRRHMHTENGHAPDLTMVPSSDLDGATSIQTVKRKRESLDVDPNTDPAIAFPEDEENGVDMRGELKRLRREVQEKDRRLQELERIVAGLQQVIPQPPTAVSVTQ, encoded by the exons ATGGGGGACGGGTCTGattatcccagtcccagaagcGAAGGTGCTACGGGTCCGACTGCTGTTCTTGTCGCCGCGCAAGATCCTCTAGCTGGTGTTCCGAAGATGACCGATCAATTGTCCCCAAGTTTCATGGAAGGGGCTCGTCCAAAACTGTCGGTGAGACGAGCGCGCGATCCGCCCAAGAACGCCGTTGGACAGATTTTTTGTGACCATGCAGAATGTCAACCAAACCCGCCGACATTTCGTCGTCCTTGCGAGTGGAA CAAACACATGGACAAACACGACCGCCCTTACAAATGTCTAGAGCCTGGATGTGATAAGATACAGGGGTTCACATATTCCGGTGGCCTGTTGAGACATCAGCGCGAGGTTCATAAGAAGAACGTCAATGCCAAGAAGCCTCTCATGTGCCCTTACCCTGACTGCAATCGAAGCACGGGGAACGGATTCACGCGTCAGGAGAACTTGAAGGAGCATCTCCGCCGGCGCCACATGCATACGGAGAATGGACACGCGCCAGATCTGACGATGGTGCCATCTTCTGATTTAGATGGCGCCACCTCCATACAGACCGTGAAGCGAAAGCGAGAATCGCTCGACGTCGATCCAAACACAGACCCCGCCATCGCATTTccggaagatgaagagaatggTGTGGACATGCGCGGCGAACTCAAACGACTGCGGCGGGAAGTCCAAGAGAAGGACCGCCGATTACAGGAGCTTGAGCGCATCGTAGCCGGTTTGCAACAAGTTATCCCGCAGCCGCCAACCGCTGTTAGCGTCACTCAGTGA
- a CDS encoding RNA-binding signal recognition particle subunit SEC65 (transcript_id=CADANIAT00002033): MSRNAQVEEVYDSDPEEVAPSLVPSHAKNDSILSGASIPTSSMPIRPAPEPQREIPKSYQCLYPVYFDKTRTRAEGRKVGTELAVENPLARDIVDAVQMLGLRVGFEPEKLHPKDWANPGRVRVQLKDENGEPVNSQIKNKHHLYILIAQYLKAHPTTDQSPYRLRIRGLPMPEKLPDAPPAPRGWKIGKILPIHSAAYSGGGVSDNPLKDAMAEMQNMQGMPGMPQIPGMGNLAGMMGGGEPSGGSEKKKKDKKKK; encoded by the exons ATGTCCCGCAACGCCCAAGTCGAAGAAGTCTACGACTCGGACCCAGAAGAAGTTGCTCCTTCTCTGGTCCCAAGCCACGCCAAAAATGACTCCATTCTCTCTGGCGCCTCAATTCCTACGTCGTCGATGCCCATCAGACCCGCGCCTGAACCTCAGCGAGAAATTCCAAAATCCTACCAATGTCTGTATCCTGTGTACTTTGACAAGACGCGAACCCGCGCAGAGGGCCGAAAAGTTGGCACAGAACTGGCAGTGGAGAATCCTCTTGCGAGGGacattgttgatgctgtgcagatgctgggactGCGAGTTGGGTTTGAGCCGGAGAAATTACACCCCAAGGACTGGGCGAATCCAGGGCGAGTTCGTGTGCAATTAAAGGACGAGAACGGGGAACCGGTTAATTCACAAATCAAGAATA AGCACCACCTCTATATCCTCATCGCGCAGTACCTCAAAGCCCACCCGACAACGGATCAATCGCCCTACCGTTTGCGCATTCGAGGACTCCCAATGCCTGAGAAACTACCAGATGCCCCCCCCGCGCCTCGCGGCTGGAAAATTGGTAAAATCCTGCCCATACACTCCGCCGCATATAGTGGTGGTGGGGTTAGCGATAACCCTCTAAAAGACGCTATGGCCGAGATGCAGAATATGCAGGGAATGCCCGGTATGCCGCAAATACCCGGAATGGGAAACTTGGCAGGTATGATGGGCGGAGGTGAGCCATCAGGAGGCAgcgaaaagaagaagaaggataagaagaagaaatag
- a CDS encoding putative C6 transcription factor (transcript_id=CADANIAT00002034) codes for MTSSPTPDTSPSGPPNIPSASPTIQPLTPHLLHRLFCHTCRRRKVKCDKVHPICGNCAKNGTDCVYDAASQSRQDSGSRGGRDKDGYGVKRRRETSRQLEDDIVDLQSMYGRLRQAGPSEQKSIESRLDKLTSMIERLSKTSQPAVSAEQQQITTQNSGLDVPKGEVRATNGGSRPGSPRRTADSSGDEFPVPAGHATDLVDPVGSLNLGHLSLEDGRSRYVGTTFWAYISHEINELNQFLRDQTHSHESSHANEPYNEETVANVTTRHWMPSDEHPSVTAGDREATGDGIQNSILFSLDGSPSAKDRAVEPDMLECMPTKRQSHILYKGFMSGIQAVSPVVHPPTVLKHYNAFWDWYDSSSYSGESCPDPSFIPLLYAIWCGGSVTISLRAIKAEFNGATRAALSKAYNDQVTRWLTKTSFLRSPSLQGLAAYLLTQTILTKEEEPLTSSLFVSLAMRVAQTMGLHRDPANFGIPPSEAESRRRMWWHIVHMDGVVSMSSGLPPLVTDENFWDVREPSEFKDTLIGTAEADQYERMVKAGLRPRDNPDDPTVCGGPSMVNVYYLAARGKYVMARAVRRIMRIQLGTKPVTRRHMEELRSILVDLQVQLNSIVERIPEARQTDFPSNTSNRSWSFSRSPTEGLSMDQALPGDAAPTCTEQYHTPVLVAYHKWARIVLSLYVDKAYCVAYQPFLKNARSRIWPAARQSALRHCHGFMEKFISLATDPDFQPFQWSWPGNHQPMHATMIMLIDLYERPYSPEAPKTRAFVDKIFSLTGPDGGVVGGEDGVTTQRPLKDGGREAWDMIRRLRQQAWQKAGLDPQKLWTEQAQIQAGVAVPDDCLATNPYYPGSSAYLQPIHSREQLLDFSKMFYSMTRSQALPSIATALGTTVPLPRPSSLRYEIPSTTASAPTGQTMPHPENLHSPVLIPKSPSSPADINMPHPQLLHTPKPTTVSQSPSSGNIQLQTATAPPTGLAPLTHARSPAPAPAPAALPTLPPLSISSTAQAQQSQPQPQTTLSFVDTLSPSAHQIPLSVPTPPSMVDPNLNFDWDQWDAVFGQHLPVSDDLMELDPVTGFEFGDLGVPGRTSRTGSLNGGDSGMKMGGAGTGAGSTGMRSPGWC; via the exons ATGACCTCCAGTCCGACCCCCGACACCTCCCCAAGCGGGCCTCCAAATATCCCATCAGCTTCGCCTACGATCCAACCTCTGACGCCGCATCTCCTGCATCGACTGTT CTGTCATACCTGTCGGAGACGGAAAGTGAAATGCGACAAAGTACACCCTATTTGCGGGAACTGCGCGAAAAATGGAACCGACTGCGTTTACGATGCGGCGTCACAGTCTCGGCAGGATAGCGGCTCGCGCGGCGGTCGCGATAAGGATGGATATGGCGTGAAGCGGAGAAGGGAGACATCGAggcagcttgaagatgatatcGTGGACTTGCAGTCGATGTACGGCCGTCTGAGGCAGGCTGGGCCATCTGAGCAGAAATCTATTGAATCGCGACTTGATAAACTCACGTCCATGATAGAGCGACTGAGCAAGACGTCTCAGCCGGCGGTTTCTGCGGAGCAACAACAGATTACGACGCAGAATTCGGGTCTGGACGTTCCTAAAGGAGAAGTACGCGCTACTAATGGGGGTTCTCGACCCGGTAGCCCGCGGCGCACGGCTGATTCGAGCGGTGATGAATTTCCAGTACCGGCCGGCCATGCTACAGACCTCGTAGATCCAGTGGGATCTCTGAATCTGGGACATCTTAGCTTGGAAGATGGGAGGTCAAG ATATGTCGGCACGACTTTCTGGGCTTATATCTCTCATGAG ATTAATGAGCTTAATCAATTCCTTCGGGACCAGACGCACTCGCATGAGAGCTCTCATGCGAACGAGCCCTATAACGAAGAGACCGTGGCAAATGTGACAACACGCCATTGGATGCCCTCAGATGAGCATCCTAGCGTTACTGCCGGTGACAGAGAAGCAACCGGAGATGGCATCCAGAATTCAATACTGTTTTCGTTAGACGGATCACCTTCCGCGAAGGATCGAGCCGTTGAACCGGATATGCTTGAGTGCATGCCTACGAAACGGCAGAGCCATATTTTATACAAAGGCTTCATGTCTGGGATTCAAGCCGTCAGCCCTGTGGTCCATCCGCCGACTGTCTTGAAACACTATAACGCGTTCTGGGACTGGTATGATTCCAGCAGTTACTCGGGGGAGTCATGTCCGGACCCGTCATTCATCCCACTGCTGTACGCCATCTGGTGCGGTGGATCAGTCACAATTTCCTTGAGAGCAATCAAGGCTGAGTTTAATGGTGCAACGCGGGCAGCTCTGTCAAAAGCTTACAATGACCAAGTTACTCGTTGGCTGACTAAAACTTCTTTCTTGCGCAGCCCTTCACTACAGGGGTTAGCTGCGTATTTGCTCACGCAAACAATACtcaccaaggaggaggaacCACTTACTAGCAGCCTGTTCGTCAGTCTTGCAATGAGAGTTGCACAGACTATGGGCCTGCATCGTGATCCTGCGAATTTTGGGATTCCCCCTTCGGAGGCAGAGAGCCGCCGACGGATGTGGTGGCATATCGTACATATGGACGGTGTTGTCTCCATGTCCAGTGGGCTTCCTCCTTTAGTGACGGATGAGAACTTCTGGGACGTACGAGAACCAAGTGAGTTCAAAGATACGCTCATAGGGACTGCCGAGGCCGACCAATATGAGAGGATGGTCAAAGCTGGGTTGCGCCCTCGAGATAATCCCGATGACCCAACAGTTTGTGGCGGTCCATCTATGGTGAATGTTTACTACCTGGCAGCCCGAGGCAAATATGTCATGGCAC GCGCTGTCCGTCGGATAATGAGGATTCAACTTGGAACCAAGCCTGTTACACGGCGGCACATGGAGGAATTGAGATCAATCCTCGTCGacctccaagtccagctGAACTCAATAGTTGAGCGGATTCCAGAGGCTAGACAGACTGATTTCCCCTCGAATACTTCCAATAGATCCTGGTCTTTCTCACGGTCTCCAACAGAAGGGTTGAGCATGGATCAGGCACTTCCGGGCGACGCGGCTCCTACCTGTACGGAGCAGTATCATACGCCGGTTCTTGTAGCTTATCATAAATGGGCAAGGATCGTCCTCAGCCTTTATGTTGACAAA GCATATTGCGTTGCATATCAGCCTTTCCTTAAGAATGCCAGGAGCCGGATTTGGCCAGCTGCAAGACAAAG CGCACTCCGCCATTGTCATGGATTCATGGAAAAGTTCATCTCCCTTGCCACGGACCCTGATTTCCAGCCGTTTCAATGGAGTTGGCCTGGGAACCACCAGCCAATGCACGCTACTATGATCATGCTTATTGATCTCTATGAGCGGCCCTACAGCCCAGAGGCCCCGAAGACTCGCGCGTTCGTAGACAAAATCTTCTCACTCACCGGGCCGGATGGAGGCGTCGTCGGAGGCGAAGATGGCGTAACAACTCAGCGACCTCTGAAAGACGGGGGCCGTGAGGCCTGGGATATGATTCGCCGCCTGCGCCAACAAGCATGGCAGAAAGCTGGACTCGATCCGCAGAAGCTATGGACGGAACAGGCACAAATCCAAGCCGGCGTAGCAGTGCCGGACGATTGCCTTGCGACCAACCCCTACTACCCCGGTTCCTCGGCCTATCTGCAGCCCATTCATAGCCGCGAGCAACTGTTGGATTTCTCGAAGATGTTTTATAGTATGACGCGCTCCCAGGCTCTTCCGAGTATTGCTACTGCACTTGGTACTACGGTCCCGTTGCCCAGGCCCAGTTCGTTACGCTACGAGATACCCTCAACAACTGCTAGTGCCCCTACGGGTCAAACAATGCCGCATCCTGAAAACCTACACTCACCTGTACTCATTCCGAAGTCGCCATCCTCTCCTGCCGATATCAATATGcctcatcctcaacttctccACACACCCAAACCTACCACAgtctctcaatctccttcttcgggCAATATTCAATTGCAAACGGCTACTGCCCCTCCGACAGGCCTGGCCCCACTTACCCACGCTCGCTCTCCcgcgcctgcgcctgctcccGCAGCTCTCCCTACTCTTCCGCCCCTGTCTATATCTTCAACAGCTCAAGCACAACAATCACAACCACAACCGCAAACTACTCTCTCCTTCGTCGATACCCTCTCACCATCCGCACACCAAATACCCCTAAGCGTCCCTACGCCCCCGTCAATGGTGGACCCGAATCTTAATTTTGACTGGGATCAATGGGATGCCGTGTTCGGGCAGCATCTTCCTGTCTCTGATGATTTGATGGAGCTTGATCCAGTGACGGGGTTTGAGTTTGGCGATCTTGGTGTGCCGGGGAGGACTAGTCGGACTGGGAGCTTGAATGGAGGTGACTCTGGGATGAAAATGGGTGGGGCTGGCACAGGTGCTGGGAGCACTGGAATGCGGAGTCCGGGGTGGTGTTGA
- a CDS encoding protein tcpA (transcript_id=CADANIAT00002035) yields MIIYKDIISGDEVLSDTYNIKTVDGVLYECDCRKYLKKTNEDFELEGANPSAEGGDDEGGAEGGEVMVHDIEDQFRLVWLKAEDGAKPPKDAFKGHLKTYMKKVLKALQDKGAPDETINEFKKGAPAAVNKILKNYDNYDVLMGESMDGDAMHILIDFREDGVTPYATLWKHGLEEMKV; encoded by the exons ATGATTATTTACAAG GATATCATCTCTGGTGACGAGGTCCTCTCGGACACCTACAACATCAAGACCGTCGACGGTGTTCTCTACGAGTGCGACTGCAGGAAGTACCTCAAGAAGACGAACGAGGACTTCGAGCTCGAGGGAGCCAACCCTTCCGCTGAGGGTGGCGATGATGAGGGTGGTGCTGAAGGTGGTGAGGTTATGGTTCACGACATTGAGGACCAGTTCCGTCTCGTCTGGCTCAAGGCCGAGGACGGTGCCAAGCCCCCCAAGGATGCCTTCAAGGGTCACCTGAAGA CCTACATGAAGAAGGTCCTCAAGGCCCTCCAGGATAAGGGTGCCCCCGATGAGACCATCAACGAGTTCAAGAAGGGTGCTCCTGCTGCCGTCAACAAGATTCTCAAGAACTACGACAACTACGATGTTCTCATGGGCGAGTCCATGGACGGTGATGCTAT GCACATCCTGATTGACTTCCGTGAGGATGGTGTTACCCCCTACGCCACTCTCTGGAAGCACGGTCTTGAGGAGATGAAGGTTTAA